One Roseimaritima multifibrata DNA window includes the following coding sequences:
- a CDS encoding nucleotide pyrophosphatase/phosphodiesterase family protein, producing the protein MTSKIVVINVVGLTPELLQHAPRISQAGSAKPLRGPLPAVTSTAQATILTGLNPAEHGIVGNGWYFRETGEIRFWQQANTLIQGETLYQAISPAKTAKMFWWYNQGAPVEWSATPKPHYGCDGSKEFGILDRTSCELVKNLGPFPFHAFWGPFSGVASSQWIAAASAKVIEQKRPELTLVYLPHLDYDYQRFTEHDPQRVAEVDACAGTVIDAAERIRAEVIILSEYGLVPVSRPVMINQALREAGLLTVRDGPFGEMLMPMDSKAFAVVDHQLAHIYVSDRSLLPAVRDCLESLPGVDAVVDPCDIGLGHPRSGELVALSEPDAWFCYYYWLDDRKAPDFARTVDIHRKPGYDPCELFITSKFRAAARLAQKKLGMRYRMDVVPLDPRLVRGSHGLRTAPQKGAVIVGQDPPEDMLQVKDYVRSRMER; encoded by the coding sequence ATGACATCGAAAATTGTAGTTATCAACGTCGTTGGTTTGACACCCGAATTACTGCAGCACGCTCCAAGAATTTCGCAAGCCGGATCGGCTAAGCCTTTACGAGGCCCATTACCTGCGGTCACAAGCACTGCTCAAGCGACCATTCTGACGGGATTGAATCCGGCAGAACATGGGATCGTTGGCAATGGGTGGTACTTCCGGGAAACCGGCGAAATCCGTTTCTGGCAGCAAGCCAACACGCTGATCCAAGGTGAAACGCTCTACCAAGCGATCTCTCCGGCAAAAACGGCGAAGATGTTCTGGTGGTACAACCAAGGTGCGCCGGTCGAATGGAGTGCGACGCCGAAACCGCATTACGGATGCGACGGTTCAAAAGAATTTGGCATTCTGGATCGCACCAGTTGCGAGCTGGTCAAAAATCTGGGGCCGTTTCCATTCCACGCCTTCTGGGGTCCGTTCTCCGGCGTAGCATCCTCGCAGTGGATCGCTGCGGCAAGTGCCAAAGTGATCGAACAGAAAAGGCCCGAACTGACGCTTGTCTACCTGCCGCATCTTGACTACGACTACCAACGCTTTACCGAGCATGATCCTCAACGTGTCGCCGAAGTCGACGCGTGTGCCGGTACGGTAATCGATGCTGCTGAACGAATCCGAGCCGAAGTCATTATCCTGTCCGAGTATGGTCTTGTCCCCGTCAGCCGCCCGGTGATGATTAATCAGGCACTCCGCGAAGCCGGTTTGCTAACGGTCCGCGATGGGCCATTCGGCGAAATGCTGATGCCGATGGACAGCAAAGCGTTTGCAGTGGTCGACCATCAATTGGCACATATCTACGTTTCAGATCGAAGCCTATTGCCAGCCGTCCGGGACTGCCTGGAATCGTTGCCTGGAGTGGATGCGGTGGTTGATCCCTGTGACATCGGCCTGGGACATCCACGCAGCGGAGAACTGGTCGCGCTGTCGGAGCCCGATGCGTGGTTCTGCTATTACTACTGGCTGGATGATCGCAAAGCCCCCGACTTTGCCAGAACCGTCGATATCCATCGCAAACCGGGCTACGATCCCTGCGAACTATTTATCACAAGCAAATTTCGCGCGGCGGCTCGTCTAGCGCAGAAGAAACTAGGAATGCGTTACCGCATGGACGTCGTCCCGCTCGACCCACGCCTGGTCCGCGGCAGCCACGGCCTGCGAACGGCCCCTCAGAAAGGAGCCGTCATTGTCGGCCAGGACCCGCCGGAGGATATGTTGCAAGTGAAGGATTATGTTCGCTCTCGCATGGAGCGGTGA